One Trachemys scripta elegans isolate TJP31775 chromosome 4, CAS_Tse_1.0, whole genome shotgun sequence genomic region harbors:
- the LOC117876536 gene encoding interleukin-20-like gives MKISCLSLCLLSTMCWLYSTPTTGNKIFQFGPCMISMNVNEIRASFTVIKATIQSKDERSDIRILHKSYSLQDTAPMNGCCFLRHLLRFYLATVFSHCKASSPRASRRVSSIANSFLSIKKDLRLCHEVSMCHCGEDVKHKCGQILSQYEKMDVASAGLKALGELDILLDWMD, from the exons ATGAAGATCTCCTGCCTTTCCCTCTGCCTCCTTTCTACAATGTGCTGGTTGTATTCGACACCAACAACTGGGAACAAAATCTTCCAATTTGGACCTTGCATGATTTCAATGAACGTTAATGAAATTAGAGCCAGCTTCACAGTGATCAAAGCAACCATT CAATCTAAAGATGAACGTTCTGACATCAGAATCTTACACAAATCATATTCTTTGCAAGACACTGCG CCTATGAACGGGTGTTGTTTCCTTCGTCACTTGTTAAGATTTTATCTGGCTACCGTTTTCAGCCACTGCAAGGCATCCAGTCCCCGCGCCAGCAGGAGGGTCAGCAGCATAGCCAACTCCTTTCTCAGCATCAAGAAGGACCTGAGGCTCTGT CATGAAGTCAGCATGTGCCACTGTGGAGAGGATGTGAAGCACAAATGTGGACAAATCCTGAGCCAGTATGAAAAG ATGGACGTAGCCTCTGCAGGTCTGAAGGCACTTGGGGAGCTGGATATCCTATTGGACTGGATGGACTAG